From the Halodesulfovibrio sp. MK-HDV genome, the window GAATAAAGAACATTCTGCATAAAAAGTAGGAAGATAAATTGTAGGAGTTTCTTTCCATACGCGGAGCGCATACTGGAAGTAATCCCATGCCCAGCGGGTGAGCCATGCAGATACAACAACTGTCATAACGTCGGCCACGACGCGGACACCAAGTTTGGAGCGCTCGGTTTTCAAAAACACATCAAGCACGTTGGCTTTGATCTGTGTGTCTTCGCGTGAGGCGTTTACACTGCCGAGCAGATATAGCCATAGAGTTGGGTAGATGACGATGTCATCCAGTCCCATAAGCGGGGCTTGCAGAATATAGCGCCATATGACCTGTATGAACTGT encodes:
- a CDS encoding TRAP transporter small permease; this encodes MEKQFRYALTILLSTVALLQFIQVIWRYILQAPLMGLDDIVIYPTLWLYLLGSVNASREDTQIKANVLDVFLKTERSKLGVRVVADVMTVVVSAWLTRWAWDYFQYALRVWKETPTIYLPTFYAECSLFLGLLLMTMFGLGHLIKNIRRFSLLSTKPVTTSLHSANEGSA